TTCGCATTCGAGGGGTGGGCTGCCGCGGTCCTGGCCGGCCTCACGGGTCTCGTCGGCGCTGGAATCGTCTTCGTCGTCCTGGTCCGCGTCCTGATTCCTGGCCAGACACCCTATCTCAGCGCTGACGACTTCGATCTCGAGGGAACGATCGGGCGGCTCACTGTGGCTATCAGACCGGGCGGAACGGGCGAGCTCGTCTTCAGTTTGGGGGGCACGCGCCACGCGATTGGGGCGCGAAGCATCTCGGGTGACGCGATCGAACGAGGGGCAGAAGTCGTCGTCGTGCGGGAGGAGCATGGGATCGCCTTCGTGCAGAAGTTCGAGGAGATGCTGACCGAACGCCTGGGACACGCCCGGGCGCCCTAGAAGGAGAGGGTGCCAATGACAGCCACCGCCGTCATCGCAGCCTTACTGGTCGTCGCCATCATTCTCATCCTCGCCATGCTGGCGAGCATATTCCGCAAGGTCGGTCCGAACCAGGCCCTCGTGATCTATGGGTTCGGAGGGACGCACATCGTGCAGGGCGGCGGTCGCGTGATCTGGCCGATGGTGCAAACCGCGCGGGAGCTTTCGCTCGAGCTGATGTCGTTCGATGGATCGCCGCAGCAGGACCTCTATACGAACCAGGGCGTTGCCGTGAACGTGGAGGCCGTGGCGCAGATCAAGGTGCGCTCGGACCCGGAGAGCATCCGGACGGCGGCCGAGCAGTTCCTCACCAAGGACCAGGACCATCGCGAGGTGGCGGACCTCTTGACGCGACTGCAAGAGGTCCAGCAGTCGCATCCGCAGCCTCCTGCGCCCCGGGCCGACGACAGGCCGCCAGCGAACGGGTGACAGCGACTCACGGCGAGCGGAGGGTCAGCGTTCCCCCCC
Above is a window of Chloroflexota bacterium DNA encoding:
- a CDS encoding SPFH domain-containing protein, whose amino-acid sequence is MTATAVIAALLVVAIILILAMLASIFRKVGPNQALVIYGFGGTHIVQGGGRVIWPMVQTARELSLELMSFDGSPQQDLYTNQGVAVNVEAVAQIKVRSDPESIRTAAEQFLTKDQDHREVADLLTRLQEVQQSHPQPPAPRADDRPPANG